In a single window of the Natronosalvus caseinilyticus genome:
- a CDS encoding Lrp/AsnC family transcriptional regulator, whose translation MSNTRPRGETFDQTDVDLLEYVENDFDVNLNVLSEELGLSKSAIHYRLEKLKDRGVIRGITADLDPVPFGLDMVALTEISVTHEQGYSEDIGTELAAIDGIEQVYYTMGDVDFVTIVRVQDREQMNEVIDEIVGIEGVKETSSRFVMDEIKSTPRVVSVMSEEMKQVVQDGDR comes from the coding sequence ATGTCGAACACGCGCCCTCGCGGCGAGACCTTCGATCAGACGGACGTCGACCTCCTCGAGTACGTCGAGAACGACTTCGACGTCAACCTCAACGTCCTCTCGGAGGAACTCGGCCTGTCGAAATCCGCGATCCACTACCGACTCGAGAAACTCAAGGACCGGGGCGTCATCCGGGGGATCACGGCCGATCTCGATCCGGTGCCCTTCGGACTGGACATGGTGGCGCTGACGGAGATTTCGGTCACCCACGAGCAGGGGTACTCCGAGGACATTGGAACCGAACTCGCGGCGATCGATGGCATCGAACAGGTCTACTACACGATGGGCGACGTGGACTTCGTGACGATCGTGCGCGTCCAGGACCGCGAGCAAATGAACGAGGTCATCGACGAAATCGTCGGCATCGAGGGAGTGAAGGAAACGTCCTCGCGATTCGTCATGGACGAGATCAAGAGCACTCCGCGGGTCGTTTCGGTGATGTCTGAGGAGATGAAACAGGTCGTCCAGGACGGGGATCGCTGA